A region of the Nitrospirota bacterium genome:
AAAGGGTACATATTCCGATATATAATTTGACCATTTTCAGAAGGGACACTTCGAATCAACAACGCCAAATATAAAATGTCTGTAGGACGTGATCACATCAACGTCTGTATATGCACTTTCAAGAGGCCGGAACTCCTGCGGCGGTTGCTGATTGAATTGAGCCATCAACGCACCGATGGGCTATTTGGTTATTCGATCATTGTTGCAGACAACGATCAGGAAAAATCGGCATTGCCAGTCATAGAGTCATTCCGCCAGGCATCCGACATAGACATACGATATTGCGTCGAACCGGAGCAGAACATTGCCCGTGCTCGAAATAGGGCAGTTGAGTGTGCTGAAGGAAACCTCATAGCCTGCATTGACGATGATGAGTTCCCTGTGCAAACCTGGTTGTTTGAACTATTTCAGGCTTACTGTACATTTAAGGCAGATGGAATACTTGGTCCTGTTTTACCTTTATATGAAACAAAACCTCCCAAGTGGATAATAAAAGGCAAATTTCATGAAAGACCATTGCATGCAACGGGGACTGAACTCCCATGGACTTTGACACGGACTGGAAATGTTCTGTTTAAAAGGGATTTATTTGACGGGAAGAAAAATATGTTTGATCCGGGTTTCGGCAGCGGTGGTGAAGATAGAGATTTCTTCAGAAGGATGATAGGTCAGGGCCGCAAATTTGTTTGGTGCGCAGAAGCTCCTGTTTATGAAACCGTACCTCCAGAACGGTTCAAAAGGTCCTTTTTGCTGAGGAGGGCCTTGTTGCGGGGTAAGATCGCCTACAATCAAAATCTTGTTGCATACATCAAGTCGCTCATCATTATTCCGGTTTATACAGTGTTGCTGCCTTTTCTTTTCTTAATACGCCATCACATATTTATGAAGTACCTGATCAAGTATTTCGATCATATTGGCAGATTGCTAACGCTATTCGGTATTGATGTTGTGAAACAAAAATACATCGTTAAATAACACTACAAACACTTAAGTCGCTTTAAGTAGAAAACGTTTTTATGACAAATTCCAATTTTATAGTGACCTATTCAGATCCGATTCTTGTAACAGGTTCTAATGGTTTTATTGGTTCACGAGTGGTAGATACACTTCTGGATTACGGGTTTCTGGATTTGCAATGTCTTGTTCGTCCGTCGAGCAACTTGACATCGTTGCAGAGGGTTATTGAATCGCATCAGGCGGCTAAGGTCGAGGTGATCAAGGGTAATTTACTGTCTCAGGAAGACTGCAATGCCTTGACCGGGCGCGCTCGAATCATTTATCACCTGGCGGCAGGACGTGGAGACAAATCCTTTGCCAACGCGTACCTGAACAGCGTTGTGACGACAAAGAATCTTCTGGTCGGCGCTTCGCTCCATGGTGCACTCAAACGTTTTGTCAATATCAGCTCATTCTCAGTCTATTCAAATTGGAAATTAAAGCGTGGCGGACTACTCGATGAAACATGCGATATCGAGACCGGCCCAGAGGCCAGGGGCGAGGCCTATTGCTATGCAAAGGTCAGGCAAGAGGAGATAGCCGTAGAGTATTGTAAAAAGTTCAATTTCCCTTATGTAATCCTTCGGCCGGGAGTCGTGTACGGTCCCGGCAATAAAGGGATCCACGGACGAATTGGAATCGGAACTTTCGGTATTTTCCTTCATTTAGGAGGATCCAACAGAATCCCTTTATCTTATGTAGACAATTGCGCCGAGGCCATCGTACGTGCAGGTATAGTGAAAGGAGTTGACGGCGAGATTTTCAATGTAGTTGATGACGACCTCCCGACAAGCAGAAAATTTCTGGGCATTTACAAGAAGAATGTTGCGGATTTCAGGTCCGTTTTTGTTCCCTACAGGATATTTTACCAGTTCTGTCATCTCTGGGAGAGCTACTCAAAATGGTCGCAGGTACAGTTGCCACCAGTATTCAATCGAAAGATGTGCTCGAACTACTGGAAGGGAAATCGTTACAGCAACGAAAAGTTGAAGAGCTTACTGCAGTGGAAACCAAAGGTGGGATTCAAGGAAGCTGCAATGCGCTACTGTGAATACCAGAAAGCGTGTGCTGTAAGGAAATGATTAATGTCGGCATCATCGGATGCGGAAAAATTGCTGATTCCCATGCTGAGCAGATCCGACGCATTGAAGGCTGCAGGATTGTCGGTGTCTGTGACCGGGAAGAGCTGATGGCCAAGCAGCTTGCTGAACGGTTTCATGTCGAGAGATACTTTCATGATGTTCGTCGTTTTCTGGACGAATCCAGGCCCACTGTTGTTCATATCACAACTCCACCTCAGGGTCACTTTGCTCTGGGGAAAATGTGCCTGGAGGCCGGTTGTCATGTATATGTAGAAAAGCCGTTCGCCGTCAATACGGCCGAGGCCGAGGAACTGATCGGGATCGCAACAGCCAAAAAACTGAAGATTACTGCAGGACACGACGATCAGTATTCGCATGCAGCACGACGGATGCGCGAATTGATACACCAGGGTTATCTGGGCGGGTCTCCCGTTCATATGGAAAGCTATTATTGCTACGATCTCGGCGATCAGCAATATGCAAAAGCCCTCCTGGGCGATAAACAGCATTGGGTAAGGGCCTTGCCCGGCACCTTGATGCAGAACAACATCAGCCATGGCATCAGCAGGATCGCGGAGTTCATGCCTGATGACGATCCTGTCGTGATTGCAAATGGTTTTGTGAGCCCCCTATTAAGAGGGATGGGCGAGTTAGACATTATTGATGAGGTGAGGGTCATTATCAGCAATGACCGCAACACAACGGCTTACTTTACGTTCTCAACACAGATGCGCCCGACTCTTCGCCATTTTAGGATATATGGCACACGGAATGGCCTTATGATGGACCATGACCAGCAAACGCTTATTAAAATCAAGGGATCGAAACACAAAAGTTATTTGGAAAAATTCATCCCGCTTATTGATTTCTCATCTCAGTATGCGGCTAACTTTCTTAAGAATATGCACAGTTTCCTGAAAATGGATTTTCACATGAAGTCCGGTATGAAATTCCTGATAGAATCATTCTATCGGTCTATTGCAGACAACACGGAACCA
Encoded here:
- a CDS encoding glycosyltransferase family 2 protein; translated protein: MSVGRDHINVCICTFKRPELLRRLLIELSHQRTDGLFGYSIIVADNDQEKSALPVIESFRQASDIDIRYCVEPEQNIARARNRAVECAEGNLIACIDDDEFPVQTWLFELFQAYCTFKADGILGPVLPLYETKPPKWIIKGKFHERPLHATGTELPWTLTRTGNVLFKRDLFDGKKNMFDPGFGSGGEDRDFFRRMIGQGRKFVWCAEAPVYETVPPERFKRSFLLRRALLRGKIAYNQNLVAYIKSLIIIPVYTVLLPFLFLIRHHIFMKYLIKYFDHIGRLLTLFGIDVVKQKYIVK
- a CDS encoding NAD(P)-dependent oxidoreductase, producing the protein MTNSNFIVTYSDPILVTGSNGFIGSRVVDTLLDYGFLDLQCLVRPSSNLTSLQRVIESHQAAKVEVIKGNLLSQEDCNALTGRARIIYHLAAGRGDKSFANAYLNSVVTTKNLLVGASLHGALKRFVNISSFSVYSNWKLKRGGLLDETCDIETGPEARGEAYCYAKVRQEEIAVEYCKKFNFPYVILRPGVVYGPGNKGIHGRIGIGTFGIFLHLGGSNRIPLSYVDNCAEAIVRAGIVKGVDGEIFNVVDDDLPTSRKFLGIYKKNVADFRSVFVPYRIFYQFCHLWESYSKWSQVQLPPVFNRKMCSNYWKGNRYSNEKLKSLLQWKPKVGFKEAAMRYCEYQKACAVRK
- a CDS encoding Gfo/Idh/MocA family oxidoreductase codes for the protein MINVGIIGCGKIADSHAEQIRRIEGCRIVGVCDREELMAKQLAERFHVERYFHDVRRFLDESRPTVVHITTPPQGHFALGKMCLEAGCHVYVEKPFAVNTAEAEELIGIATAKKLKITAGHDDQYSHAARRMRELIHQGYLGGSPVHMESYYCYDLGDQQYAKALLGDKQHWVRALPGTLMQNNISHGISRIAEFMPDDDPVVIANGFVSPLLRGMGELDIIDEVRVIISNDRNTTAYFTFSTQMRPTLRHFRIYGTRNGLMMDHDQQTLIKIKGSKHKSYLEKFIPLIDFSSQYAANFLKNMHSFLKMDFHMKSGMKFLIESFYRSIADNTEPPIPYREIILTSRIMDSIFNQISP